A window from Prinia subflava isolate CZ2003 ecotype Zambia chromosome Z, Cam_Psub_1.2, whole genome shotgun sequence encodes these proteins:
- the ZFYVE16 gene encoding zinc finger FYVE domain-containing protein 16 isoform X1, producing the protein MDSYFKAAVCDLDKLLDEFEQNTDECECFRTPQNPYDSKLSSVLDCLEHAHPAPELPEDAARCPDPEESSLCAPAGTSDVLSFSPPKEKAVAGPDLLSTVDSGSLHEIQTLSLGRCSIPVCDLVSDTANLIHSVAAREGTRKLQPDDFQGSEGPAGCGVSCVPIPLCVTPPDCSGATCTEQSGGDSVLQDSGHLTAEQSNNFTLKSESYGEGTVLGLWDDQHRTEPVKCNEVFNHPGQTAALDTECVTVTSQSLNAQSPKEQKACEKLPFEPQDNSACSAASKEVYGGNAIGKVDPNDGSNADSMPSDLPKRHLLHNSNATIPGNCVLPGSSCQIGAEVELEKEDMEENLDSEELNSSEILSSVSGSCVSAEDVQTSLSCLSLPVSMCGSLVVTEEKVNPLPQDTVAVVISDTVTVPAGESKTRLPRRESCENISCHGQEDLAEISESTAEKSRDGEKYNTENVIDDGDSQQIKAFYSASLDLGADPYGVGIDTCYDESMSSVMADFTVENVIKSDILISDAELDDFLYGQSLQSSVLRSSDSDGNLMEADADGGNLTDLNNLDLMEVNEELMQTELEEIVSISSNLKASIPDNEAEAAAEVSMSGSQGMTESGSGALASDVCIKGAKPKQLLELSRGAAGQEQLNRTNELERENQESGSVIPEAPLSDASVNIGNNSEPGESRSEAGGNQTSESSKSHKTPPTLSWKQPLWVPDSEAPNCMNCQAKFTFTKRRHHCRACGKVFCGNCCKRKCKLHYMEKEARVCTGCYDDINKAQAFERMMSPTGPVPNSSVSSEHSSTVPSVEEAQMPGSASSPSPSALLPISALKQPGFEGTDGLCPREQKRVWFADGILPNGEVADTAKLSSGAKRSQDSSPVNPDLPETLAAANPVEDDLVTDVNQKLEEEKDKMTRMEELHPSVPSDSAQQATPGQSEVAPSYKSDTLGTEECSPAAAEKSNPSSVDQSTRDVPVTASSYRALCGVENWVQREISLLPDGDQLPPLLLAKGEKGEDLLVEEHPFHEKVTLLLGNGGPNPLTFILNANLLVNVQLITYSSEKCWCFSTNGLHGLGQAEIVILLQRLPDEDVFPSEIFKLFLDIYKDAMEGRFIKNMENITFTENFLSNKEHGGFLFVSPTFQKLDDQILPDNPFLCGILIHKLEIPWAKVFPIRLMLRLGAEYEAYPTPLVSVRHRKPLFGDIGHTIMNLLVDLRNYQYTLHTIDNLLVHVEMGRSCIKIPLRKYNEVMKVINCSNEHVISIGASFNPEADSHLVCVQNKQGLYHTQAISATGQPRKVTGASFVVFNGALKTSSGFLAKSSIVEDGLMVQITRETMKSLRQALRDKKDFKIICGEVDAGDVKEYVDICWVENEEKTNKGILSPVDGKSMEGTQSEKAQYRDFERDGKVMKCTEVYYFVKDHELSGAVTHQFAKEIAIACSTALCPHLKTLKNNGMNKIGLRVSIDSDMVEYLAGSGGQLLPQKYLNDLDSALIPVIHGGMSDPTALPLKMELLFFIIEQLF; encoded by the exons ATGGACAGTTACTTTAAAGCTGCAGTCTGTGACTTGGACAAACTGCTTGATGAATTTGAGCAGAATACAG ATGAATGTGAGTGCTTCAGAACACCTCAAAATCCCTATGACTCAAAGCTTTCTTCAGTCCTGGATTGCTTAGAGCATGCACACCCAGCaccagagctgccagaggatGCTGCCAGATGTCCTGACCCAGAGGAGAGCTctctctgtgcccctgcagggacAAGTGATGTGCTCAGTTTCTCACCACCCAAAGAGAAGGCTGTTGCTGGACCTGACCTTTTGTCCACTGTGGACAGTGGTTCACTACATGAAATTCAGACTTTGAGCCTGGGGAGGTGTAGCATACCCGTGTGTGACCTTGTCAGTGACACAGCGAATTTAATCCACTCAGTGGCTGCTCGTGAAGGGACTCGGAAGCTGCAGCCAGATGACTTCCAGGGCAGCGAAGGGCCCGCTGGCTGCGGCGTGTCTTGCGTCCCCATTCCTCTTTGTGTGACACCGCCTGACTGCAGCGGTGCtacctgcacagagcagagtgGTGGCGACTCAGTGTTACAAGATTCAGGGCATCTGACTGCAGAGCAAAGTaataatttcactttaaaatcaGAGAGTTATGGTGAAGGAACAGTCCTGGGCCTGTGGGATGATCAACACAGGACGGAACCTGTAAAGTGCAATGAAGTATTCAACCACCCTGGACAAACTGCTGCCCTTGATACTGAATGTGTCACTGTAACATCACAGAGTTTGAATGCACAAAGTCCCAAAGAACAGAAAGCCTGTGAAAAACTGCCTTTTGAACCACAAGACAACAGTGCATGCTCTGCAGCAAGCAAAGAAGTGTATGGAGGAAATGCCATAGGAAAGGTAGACCCAAATGATGGGAGTAATGCTGATTCCATGCCTTCAGATCTGCCGAAGAGGCATCTGTTGCACAACAGCAATGCAACAATACCTGGAAATTGTGTCTTACCAGGCTCCTCGTGTCAAATAGGAGCTGAAGTAGAATTGGAAAAGGAAGACATGGAAGAGAATTTAGATAGTGAAGAACTTAATAGCAGTGAAATACTAAGCAGTGTTTCCGGTTCGTGTGTGTCAGCTGAGGATGTTCAGACATCTCTGTCTTGTCTTTCCCTTCCTGTGTCCATGTGTGGTTCATTAGTTGTAACAGAAGAAAAGGTTAATCCTCTACCTCAAGATACAGTGGCAGTTGTTATTAGTGATACTGTAACTGTTCCTGCTGGAGAGTCTAAAACTCGTCTCCCCCGCAGGGAATCCTGTGAAAATATTAGCTGCCATGGGCAAGAAGATTTAGCTGAAATCAGTGAAAGTACTGCAGAAAAAAGTAGGGATGGAGAGAAATACAATACTGAGAATGTAATTGATGATGGTGATTCTCAGCAAATCAAAGCTTTTTATTCTGCTTCTCTTGACCTTGGAGCTGACCCATATGGTGTTGGTATAGACACCTGTTATGATGAGAGCATGAGCTCTGTTATGGCTGACTTCACTGTTGAGAATGTTATTAAAAGTGATATTCTAATAAGCGATGCAGAGCTTGATGATTTCTTGTATGGACAAAGTCTGCAGTCCAGTGTGTTGAGGTCTTCAGACAGTGATGGTAACTTGATGGAAGCTGATGCAGATGGAGGGAATTTAACAGATCTGAACAACCTAGATTTGATGGAGGTCAACGAAGAACTTATGCaaacagagctggaggagatAGTGAGCATTAGTAGTAACCTTAAAGCATCTATTCCTGACAATGAGGCggaagctgcagcagaagtCAGCATGTCTGGTAGTCAGGGCATGACTGAGAGTGGCAGTGGAGCTCTGGCTTCTGACGTTTGTATTAAAGGTGCAAAACCAAAGCAGTTGCTTGAGCTTTCTCGAGGAGCTGCTGGTCAGGAACAACTGAATAGAACAAACGaacttgaaagagaaaatcaagAATCTGGTTCTGTCATCCCAGAAGCTCCCCTCTCAGACGCTAGTGTGAATATTGGTAATAATTCTGAACCTGGGGAAAGCCGCTCTGAAGCTGGAGGAAATCAAACATCTGAAAGCAGCAAATCACATAAAACACCTCCAACTCTGTCATGGAAACAGCCCCTGTGGGTCCCTGACTCAGAGGCACCCAACTGCATGAACTGCCAGGCCAAGTTCACCTTCACAAAGAGACGACACCACTGCCGAGCCTGTGGGAAG GTTTTTTGTGGTAACTGttgcaaaagaaaatgcaaactgCACTACATGGAGAAGGAAGCAAGAGTCTGCACTGGCTGTTATGATGATATTAATAAAG CACAGGCATTTGAAAGGATGATGAGTCCAACTGGTCCTGTCCCCAATTCCAGTGTCTCCTCTGAACATTCTTCCACGGTTCCATCTGTAGAGGAGGCTCAGATGCCTGGTAGTGCCAGCTCTCCTTCACCATCTGCATTGTTGCCGATCTCAGCACTTAAACAACCTGGTTTTGAAGGTACAGATG ggctctgccccagaGAGCAGAAGAGGGTTTGGTTTGCAGATGGTATTTTGCCAAACGGGGAAGTGGCAGACACAGCAAAGCTTTCCTCAGGAGCCAAGAGGTCGCAGGACTCCAGCCCAGTGAATCCAGACCTACCGGAGACACTCGCG GCTGCCAACCCAGTGGAAGATGACCTGGTAACTGATGTAAATCAAAaactggaggaagaaaaagataagATGACAAGAATGGAAGAATTACATCCTTCTGTTCCTTCAGACAGTGCACAGCAGGCCACTCCAGGTCAGAGTGAGGTGGCACCCAGTTACAAATCTGACACTCTAGGAACTGAAGAGtgttcccctgcagcagctgagaagaGCAATCCCAGTTCAGTGGATCAGAGCACACGGGATGTGCCTGTCACTGCTTCAAGTTACAGAGCGCTGTGTGGGGTAGAAAACTGGGTGCAACGAGAGATCAGCCTTCTTCCTGACGGTGATCAGCTGCCACCACTTCTGCTTGCAAAGGGTGAAAAGGGGGAAG ATCTTCTGGTGGAGGAACATCCATTTCACGAAAAGGTCACCTTGCTGCTTGGGAATGGAGGTCCTAATCCATTGACTTTTATTCTAAATGCAAACTTGCTTGTCAATGTGCAGCTAATAACAT ATTCCTCAGAAAAGTGCTGGTGCTTCTCAACAAATGGACTGCATGGTTTGGGTCAGGCAGAAATTGTCATTCTGTTGCAGCGTTTGCCAGATGAAGATGTTTTCCCTAGTGAAatattcaaattatttcttgaCATCTATAAAGATGCAATGGAAG GAAGGTTCataaaaaatatggaaaatattacttttacAGAAAACTTTCTCAGCAACAAAGAACATGGAGGATTCCTGTTTGTTTCACCAACTTTTCAGAAACTTGATGATCAGATTCTACCAGATAACCCTTTTCTTTGTGGCATTCTTATCCATAAGCTTGAAATACCCTGGGCAAAAGTGTTTCCAATCCGTTTGATGTTGAGATTGGGAGCAGAATATGAGG cCTATCCAACTCCTTTGGTAAGTGTCAGACACCGGAAGCCACTCTTCGGAGACATTGGACACACAATTATGAATCTACTTGTT GACCTTAGAAATTACCAGTATACTTTGCATACCATAGACAACCTGCTTGTTCACGTGGAAATGGGTAGAAGCTGTATTAAAATACCCCTAAGGAAGTATAATGAG GTGATGAAGGTGATCAATTGCTCTAACGAACATGTAATTAGCATTGGAGCGAGTTTCAATCCCGAAGCAGACTCTCACTTGGTGTGTGTGCAAAACAAGCAGGGTCTCTATCACACACAGGCCATCAGTGCCACGGGACAGCCCAGGAAAG TCACAGGTGCAAGTTTTGTGGTGTTTAATGGAGCCTTAAAAACATCTTCAGGATTTTTAGCTAAATCCAGTATAGTTGAAG ATGGACTAATGGTACAAATAACACGAGAAACAATGAAGAGCCTACGTCAGGCATTAAGAGACAAGAAGGACTTCAAAATAATCTGTGGAGAAGTGGATGCAGGGGACGTGAAAGAATACGTAGATATTTGCTGGgtagaaaatgaagagaaaacaaacaaagg AATTTTAAGCCCAGTTGATGGAAAATCAATGGAAGGAACTCAGAGTGAAAAAGCACAATACAGAGACTttgaaagagatggaaaagttATGAAGTGCACTGAA GTTTACTATTTTGTAAAGGATCATGAACTATCTGGTGCTGTTACCCACCAGTTTGCAAAAGAGATTGCCattgcctgcagcactgctctttGCCCTCACCTTAAAACCCTGAAAAATAACGGGATGAATAAGATAGGACTCAGAGTTTCCATTGACTCAGACATG GTTGAATACTTAGCCGGATCAGGAGGGCAGCTTCTTCCACAGAAGTACCTGAATgatttggacagtgctctgaTTCCTGTGATTCATGGTGGAATGTCAGATCCCACTGCTCTACCactgaaaatggaattattatttttcattatagaACAGCTGTTTTGA
- the ZFYVE16 gene encoding zinc finger FYVE domain-containing protein 16 isoform X3, which produces MDSYFKAAVCDLDKLLDEFEQNTDECECFRTPQNPYDSKLSSVLDCLEHAHPAPELPEDAARCPDPEESSLCAPAGTSDVLSFSPPKEKAVAGPDLLSTVDSGSLHEIQTLSLGRCSIPVCDLVSDTANLIHSVAAREGTRKLQPDDFQGSEGPAGCGVSCVPIPLCVTPPDCSGATCTEQSGGDSVLQDSGHLTAEQSNNFTLKSESYGEGTVLGLWDDQHRTEPVKCNEVFNHPGQTAALDTECVTVTSQSLNAQSPKEQKACEKLPFEPQDNSACSAASKEVYGGNAIGKVDPNDGSNADSMPSDLPKRHLLHNSNATIPGNCVLPGSSCQIGAEVELEKEDMEENLDSEELNSSEILSSVSGSCVSAEDVQTSLSCLSLPVSMCGSLVVTEEKVNPLPQDTVAVVISDTVTVPAGESKTRLPRRESCENISCHGQEDLAEISESTAEKSRDGEKYNTENVIDDGDSQQIKAFYSASLDLGADPYGVGIDTCYDESMSSVMADFTVENVIKSDILISDAELDDFLYGQSLQSSVLRSSDSDGNLMEADADGGNLTDLNNLDLMEVNEELMQTELEEIVSISSNLKASIPDNEAEAAAEVSMSGSQGMTESGSGALASDVCIKGAKPKQLLELSRGAAGQEQLNRTNELERENQESGSVIPEAPLSDASVNIGNNSEPGESRSEAGGNQTSESSKSHKTPPTLSWKQPLWVPDSEAPNCMNCQAKFTFTKRRHHCRACGKVFCGNCCKRKCKLHYMEKEARVCTGCYDDINKAQAFERMMSPTGPVPNSSVSSEHSSTVPSVEEAQMPGSASSPSPSALLPISALKQPGFEGTDGLCPREQKRVWFADGILPNGEVADTAKLSSGAKRSQDSSPVNPDLPETLAAANPVEDDLVTDVNQKLEEEKDKMTRMEELHPSVPSDSAQQATPGQSEVAPSYKSDTLGTEECSPAAAEKSNPSSVDQSTRDVPVTASSYRALCGVENWVQREISLLPDGDQLPPLLLAKGEKGEDLLVEEHPFHEKVTLLLGNGGPNPLTFILNANLLVNVQLITYSSEKCWCFSTNGLHGLGQAEIVILLQRLPDEDVFPSEIFKLFLDIYKDAMEENFLSNKEHGGFLFVSPTFQKLDDQILPDNPFLCGILIHKLEIPWAKVFPIRLMLRLGAEYEAYPTPLVSVRHRKPLFGDIGHTIMNLLVDLRNYQYTLHTIDNLLVHVEMGRSCIKIPLRKYNEVMKVINCSNEHVISIGASFNPEADSHLVCVQNKQGLYHTQAISATGQPRKVTGASFVVFNGALKTSSGFLAKSSIVEDGLMVQITRETMKSLRQALRDKKDFKIICGEVDAGDVKEYVDICWVENEEKTNKGILSPVDGKSMEGTQSEKAQYRDFERDGKVMKCTEVYYFVKDHELSGAVTHQFAKEIAIACSTALCPHLKTLKNNGMNKIGLRVSIDSDMVEYLAGSGGQLLPQKYLNDLDSALIPVIHGGMSDPTALPLKMELLFFIIEQLF; this is translated from the exons ATGGACAGTTACTTTAAAGCTGCAGTCTGTGACTTGGACAAACTGCTTGATGAATTTGAGCAGAATACAG ATGAATGTGAGTGCTTCAGAACACCTCAAAATCCCTATGACTCAAAGCTTTCTTCAGTCCTGGATTGCTTAGAGCATGCACACCCAGCaccagagctgccagaggatGCTGCCAGATGTCCTGACCCAGAGGAGAGCTctctctgtgcccctgcagggacAAGTGATGTGCTCAGTTTCTCACCACCCAAAGAGAAGGCTGTTGCTGGACCTGACCTTTTGTCCACTGTGGACAGTGGTTCACTACATGAAATTCAGACTTTGAGCCTGGGGAGGTGTAGCATACCCGTGTGTGACCTTGTCAGTGACACAGCGAATTTAATCCACTCAGTGGCTGCTCGTGAAGGGACTCGGAAGCTGCAGCCAGATGACTTCCAGGGCAGCGAAGGGCCCGCTGGCTGCGGCGTGTCTTGCGTCCCCATTCCTCTTTGTGTGACACCGCCTGACTGCAGCGGTGCtacctgcacagagcagagtgGTGGCGACTCAGTGTTACAAGATTCAGGGCATCTGACTGCAGAGCAAAGTaataatttcactttaaaatcaGAGAGTTATGGTGAAGGAACAGTCCTGGGCCTGTGGGATGATCAACACAGGACGGAACCTGTAAAGTGCAATGAAGTATTCAACCACCCTGGACAAACTGCTGCCCTTGATACTGAATGTGTCACTGTAACATCACAGAGTTTGAATGCACAAAGTCCCAAAGAACAGAAAGCCTGTGAAAAACTGCCTTTTGAACCACAAGACAACAGTGCATGCTCTGCAGCAAGCAAAGAAGTGTATGGAGGAAATGCCATAGGAAAGGTAGACCCAAATGATGGGAGTAATGCTGATTCCATGCCTTCAGATCTGCCGAAGAGGCATCTGTTGCACAACAGCAATGCAACAATACCTGGAAATTGTGTCTTACCAGGCTCCTCGTGTCAAATAGGAGCTGAAGTAGAATTGGAAAAGGAAGACATGGAAGAGAATTTAGATAGTGAAGAACTTAATAGCAGTGAAATACTAAGCAGTGTTTCCGGTTCGTGTGTGTCAGCTGAGGATGTTCAGACATCTCTGTCTTGTCTTTCCCTTCCTGTGTCCATGTGTGGTTCATTAGTTGTAACAGAAGAAAAGGTTAATCCTCTACCTCAAGATACAGTGGCAGTTGTTATTAGTGATACTGTAACTGTTCCTGCTGGAGAGTCTAAAACTCGTCTCCCCCGCAGGGAATCCTGTGAAAATATTAGCTGCCATGGGCAAGAAGATTTAGCTGAAATCAGTGAAAGTACTGCAGAAAAAAGTAGGGATGGAGAGAAATACAATACTGAGAATGTAATTGATGATGGTGATTCTCAGCAAATCAAAGCTTTTTATTCTGCTTCTCTTGACCTTGGAGCTGACCCATATGGTGTTGGTATAGACACCTGTTATGATGAGAGCATGAGCTCTGTTATGGCTGACTTCACTGTTGAGAATGTTATTAAAAGTGATATTCTAATAAGCGATGCAGAGCTTGATGATTTCTTGTATGGACAAAGTCTGCAGTCCAGTGTGTTGAGGTCTTCAGACAGTGATGGTAACTTGATGGAAGCTGATGCAGATGGAGGGAATTTAACAGATCTGAACAACCTAGATTTGATGGAGGTCAACGAAGAACTTATGCaaacagagctggaggagatAGTGAGCATTAGTAGTAACCTTAAAGCATCTATTCCTGACAATGAGGCggaagctgcagcagaagtCAGCATGTCTGGTAGTCAGGGCATGACTGAGAGTGGCAGTGGAGCTCTGGCTTCTGACGTTTGTATTAAAGGTGCAAAACCAAAGCAGTTGCTTGAGCTTTCTCGAGGAGCTGCTGGTCAGGAACAACTGAATAGAACAAACGaacttgaaagagaaaatcaagAATCTGGTTCTGTCATCCCAGAAGCTCCCCTCTCAGACGCTAGTGTGAATATTGGTAATAATTCTGAACCTGGGGAAAGCCGCTCTGAAGCTGGAGGAAATCAAACATCTGAAAGCAGCAAATCACATAAAACACCTCCAACTCTGTCATGGAAACAGCCCCTGTGGGTCCCTGACTCAGAGGCACCCAACTGCATGAACTGCCAGGCCAAGTTCACCTTCACAAAGAGACGACACCACTGCCGAGCCTGTGGGAAG GTTTTTTGTGGTAACTGttgcaaaagaaaatgcaaactgCACTACATGGAGAAGGAAGCAAGAGTCTGCACTGGCTGTTATGATGATATTAATAAAG CACAGGCATTTGAAAGGATGATGAGTCCAACTGGTCCTGTCCCCAATTCCAGTGTCTCCTCTGAACATTCTTCCACGGTTCCATCTGTAGAGGAGGCTCAGATGCCTGGTAGTGCCAGCTCTCCTTCACCATCTGCATTGTTGCCGATCTCAGCACTTAAACAACCTGGTTTTGAAGGTACAGATG ggctctgccccagaGAGCAGAAGAGGGTTTGGTTTGCAGATGGTATTTTGCCAAACGGGGAAGTGGCAGACACAGCAAAGCTTTCCTCAGGAGCCAAGAGGTCGCAGGACTCCAGCCCAGTGAATCCAGACCTACCGGAGACACTCGCG GCTGCCAACCCAGTGGAAGATGACCTGGTAACTGATGTAAATCAAAaactggaggaagaaaaagataagATGACAAGAATGGAAGAATTACATCCTTCTGTTCCTTCAGACAGTGCACAGCAGGCCACTCCAGGTCAGAGTGAGGTGGCACCCAGTTACAAATCTGACACTCTAGGAACTGAAGAGtgttcccctgcagcagctgagaagaGCAATCCCAGTTCAGTGGATCAGAGCACACGGGATGTGCCTGTCACTGCTTCAAGTTACAGAGCGCTGTGTGGGGTAGAAAACTGGGTGCAACGAGAGATCAGCCTTCTTCCTGACGGTGATCAGCTGCCACCACTTCTGCTTGCAAAGGGTGAAAAGGGGGAAG ATCTTCTGGTGGAGGAACATCCATTTCACGAAAAGGTCACCTTGCTGCTTGGGAATGGAGGTCCTAATCCATTGACTTTTATTCTAAATGCAAACTTGCTTGTCAATGTGCAGCTAATAACAT ATTCCTCAGAAAAGTGCTGGTGCTTCTCAACAAATGGACTGCATGGTTTGGGTCAGGCAGAAATTGTCATTCTGTTGCAGCGTTTGCCAGATGAAGATGTTTTCCCTAGTGAAatattcaaattatttcttgaCATCTATAAAGATGCAATGGAAG AAAACTTTCTCAGCAACAAAGAACATGGAGGATTCCTGTTTGTTTCACCAACTTTTCAGAAACTTGATGATCAGATTCTACCAGATAACCCTTTTCTTTGTGGCATTCTTATCCATAAGCTTGAAATACCCTGGGCAAAAGTGTTTCCAATCCGTTTGATGTTGAGATTGGGAGCAGAATATGAGG cCTATCCAACTCCTTTGGTAAGTGTCAGACACCGGAAGCCACTCTTCGGAGACATTGGACACACAATTATGAATCTACTTGTT GACCTTAGAAATTACCAGTATACTTTGCATACCATAGACAACCTGCTTGTTCACGTGGAAATGGGTAGAAGCTGTATTAAAATACCCCTAAGGAAGTATAATGAG GTGATGAAGGTGATCAATTGCTCTAACGAACATGTAATTAGCATTGGAGCGAGTTTCAATCCCGAAGCAGACTCTCACTTGGTGTGTGTGCAAAACAAGCAGGGTCTCTATCACACACAGGCCATCAGTGCCACGGGACAGCCCAGGAAAG TCACAGGTGCAAGTTTTGTGGTGTTTAATGGAGCCTTAAAAACATCTTCAGGATTTTTAGCTAAATCCAGTATAGTTGAAG ATGGACTAATGGTACAAATAACACGAGAAACAATGAAGAGCCTACGTCAGGCATTAAGAGACAAGAAGGACTTCAAAATAATCTGTGGAGAAGTGGATGCAGGGGACGTGAAAGAATACGTAGATATTTGCTGGgtagaaaatgaagagaaaacaaacaaagg AATTTTAAGCCCAGTTGATGGAAAATCAATGGAAGGAACTCAGAGTGAAAAAGCACAATACAGAGACTttgaaagagatggaaaagttATGAAGTGCACTGAA GTTTACTATTTTGTAAAGGATCATGAACTATCTGGTGCTGTTACCCACCAGTTTGCAAAAGAGATTGCCattgcctgcagcactgctctttGCCCTCACCTTAAAACCCTGAAAAATAACGGGATGAATAAGATAGGACTCAGAGTTTCCATTGACTCAGACATG GTTGAATACTTAGCCGGATCAGGAGGGCAGCTTCTTCCACAGAAGTACCTGAATgatttggacagtgctctgaTTCCTGTGATTCATGGTGGAATGTCAGATCCCACTGCTCTACCactgaaaatggaattattatttttcattatagaACAGCTGTTTTGA